In Actinoplanes derwentensis, the following proteins share a genomic window:
- a CDS encoding DUF4153 domain-containing protein encodes MADQPPERPEPAETTPDTNKDIPVPVPQLLVMPPTDAIPSMVWPGTDGETAWAIPVQIPSGTRGYALFVPMVPAVTQPAADPKPATATPAAAESKSAAAVANPAAAVAKPPASADPEPVPADPTPAPVAATPKPAPATAVPPLNPQALKPQGPQQGPPQYPARPFGTYEQPPTTWQTFRKKHWPGPKEAKGWAAPAGVLAAALGFLVFLPLDRVGIGWFLAWLTVTLGVVFGVGKSADLPRSERLFRAGWATAALALLLIPAFRNAWWLVTFSVIGAIGCTALAIVGGRRVRSILFSLFAAPWAALAGIPWIRRHLKAGRTPGIAGRILFSAGLTAVVLLVFGALLSSADVAFSKLLDDAVPDFAVGSIFQWIFLAVTGGLLAVSGIYTLTAPPRLSSMDTEGKGRFGLLEWAPAGAALVLLFAGFVAVQFTVLFGGRTHVLETAKLSYAEYARSGFWQLVAVTLLSLALIAGLARWAKRDQPVDRVLLRVLLGLLCGLSVVIVASALSRMWTYQRVYSFTGERIFVMASELLLGVIFVMIALAGLKWQGRWIPGTTVGLAVLMLLGLAVLNPEGYVASRNALRYQGSGKIDAWYLRALSADATPALADLPDPVRRCTLSWIAADLKDPDPWYAWNLGRQQARDALAKLPPGSIGNQKDCRAADQFDLPKTRR; translated from the coding sequence GTGGCTGACCAGCCACCCGAGCGGCCTGAGCCGGCGGAGACCACGCCGGACACGAACAAAGACATCCCCGTGCCGGTGCCCCAACTGCTGGTCATGCCGCCCACCGACGCGATCCCGTCGATGGTCTGGCCGGGCACCGACGGTGAGACGGCATGGGCGATCCCGGTCCAGATCCCATCCGGTACGCGGGGATACGCCCTGTTCGTACCGATGGTCCCGGCGGTCACCCAGCCGGCCGCCGACCCCAAGCCGGCCACCGCGACGCCGGCCGCCGCCGAATCCAAGTCGGCCGCCGCCGTCGCCAACCCGGCCGCCGCCGTTGCCAAGCCGCCGGCTTCGGCCGATCCCGAGCCGGTCCCGGCCGACCCCACTCCGGCTCCGGTCGCCGCGACCCCGAAGCCCGCACCGGCCACGGCCGTCCCGCCGCTGAACCCGCAGGCCTTGAAACCGCAGGGGCCGCAACAGGGGCCGCCGCAGTACCCGGCGCGCCCGTTCGGCACCTACGAGCAACCGCCCACCACCTGGCAGACGTTCCGCAAGAAGCACTGGCCCGGCCCGAAAGAGGCCAAGGGCTGGGCGGCACCGGCCGGTGTACTGGCCGCCGCCCTCGGCTTCCTGGTCTTCCTGCCGCTGGACCGGGTGGGTATCGGCTGGTTCCTCGCCTGGCTGACGGTGACTCTCGGTGTCGTGTTCGGTGTCGGCAAGTCTGCGGACCTGCCACGGTCTGAGCGGCTGTTCCGGGCCGGCTGGGCCACGGCGGCGCTCGCACTGCTGCTGATTCCGGCGTTCCGGAACGCGTGGTGGCTGGTCACGTTCAGTGTGATCGGGGCGATCGGCTGTACCGCGCTGGCCATCGTCGGCGGCCGCCGGGTCAGGTCGATCCTGTTCAGCCTGTTCGCGGCCCCGTGGGCGGCGCTCGCCGGGATCCCGTGGATCCGCAGGCACTTGAAGGCGGGCCGCACCCCGGGTATCGCCGGCCGGATCCTCTTCTCGGCCGGATTGACGGCCGTGGTGCTGCTGGTCTTCGGCGCGCTGCTGTCGTCGGCCGACGTCGCGTTCTCGAAGCTGCTGGACGACGCCGTACCCGATTTCGCGGTCGGCTCGATCTTCCAGTGGATCTTCCTGGCGGTGACCGGTGGCCTGCTCGCCGTCTCCGGCATCTACACACTCACCGCGCCGCCGAGACTGTCCAGCATGGACACCGAAGGTAAGGGCCGGTTCGGCCTGCTCGAATGGGCGCCGGCCGGAGCGGCCCTGGTGCTGCTGTTCGCCGGTTTCGTGGCGGTGCAGTTCACCGTGCTGTTCGGTGGCCGCACGCACGTGCTGGAGACAGCCAAGCTCAGCTACGCGGAGTACGCCCGCAGCGGCTTCTGGCAGTTGGTGGCGGTCACGCTGCTGTCGCTGGCGCTGATCGCCGGGCTGGCCCGCTGGGCGAAGCGGGATCAGCCGGTAGACCGGGTGCTGCTGCGTGTACTGCTGGGTCTGCTCTGCGGTCTGAGTGTCGTCATCGTGGCGTCCGCGCTGTCCCGGATGTGGACGTACCAGCGGGTGTACAGCTTCACCGGCGAGCGGATCTTCGTGATGGCCTCGGAGTTGCTGCTCGGCGTGATCTTCGTGATGATCGCGCTCGCCGGGCTCAAGTGGCAGGGCAGATGGATCCCCGGAACCACCGTGGGCCTCGCCGTGCTGATGCTGCTCGGCCTCGCCGTCCTCAACCCGGAGGGCTACGTGGCCAGTCGCAACGCGCTCCGTTACCAGGGTTCCGGCAAGATCGACGCCTGGTACCTGCGGGCCCTGTCCGCGGACGCGACCCCGGCACTGGCCGACCTGCCCGATCCGGTACGCCGGTGCACACTGAGCTGGATCGCCGCGGACCTCAAGGACCCCGACCCGTGGTACGCGTGGAACCTCGGCCGTCAGCAGGCCCGCGACGCCCTGGCGAAGCTGCCGCCGGGGTCGATCGGCAACCAGAAGGACTGTCGCGCCGCCGACCAGTTCGACCTGCCCAAGACGCGCAGGTGA
- a CDS encoding dihydrofolate reductase family protein, with translation MGLIHIDLFSTLDLVAQAPGRPGEDPEGGFTFGGWQAPLMDEAVGRSVMEGMQGLDALLLGRKTYDIWAAYWPHQNDSIGKLFNSVPKYVASRGNPELNWAGSTLLKDVREVRDSHENVHVIGSLDFAQTLLRERLFDRLTLWLYPIMLGAGKKVFDGGAVPSNLRLLEPPVAGSTGAVILKYALADGVPGTGDMTEQ, from the coding sequence ATGGGACTGATTCACATCGATCTTTTCAGCACGCTCGACCTGGTCGCTCAGGCGCCGGGCAGGCCCGGTGAGGATCCGGAGGGCGGCTTCACCTTCGGCGGCTGGCAGGCGCCCCTGATGGACGAGGCGGTCGGCCGGTCCGTCATGGAGGGCATGCAGGGGCTGGACGCACTGTTGCTGGGCCGTAAGACGTACGACATCTGGGCCGCCTACTGGCCTCATCAGAACGACTCGATCGGGAAGCTCTTCAACAGTGTTCCGAAGTATGTGGCCTCGCGCGGCAACCCCGAGCTGAACTGGGCCGGTTCGACACTGCTCAAGGATGTGCGCGAGGTCCGGGACAGTCACGAGAACGTGCACGTGATCGGCAGTCTCGACTTCGCGCAGACGCTTCTCCGGGAGCGGCTCTTCGACCGGCTCACGCTGTGGCTCTACCCGATCATGCTCGGGGCCGGGAAGAAGGTGTTCGACGGTGGCGCGGTGCCGTCGAACCTGAGGCTGCTGGAGCCGCCGGTCGCCGGGTCCACCGGCGCGGTGATCCTGAAGTACGCGCTGGCCGACGGCGTGCCGGGCACCGGTGACATGACGGAGCAGTAG
- a CDS encoding toll/interleukin-1 receptor domain-containing protein, producing the protein MKMSKQDETRFRDAAIDAFRGDGDLELMLSDIGLHPRHWPARRGLSPAEGWNQALHVLADSDVDGGQLALVRRAYQDRPRNPVFSSLITRYDSPDPVDPADPVGSSEPAAAAGGVKWDFFISYTQKDRSWAEWAAWTLEKNGYRVLIQAWDFVAGSSWTNKMQDGVVHATRMIAVLSAAYIESAYGTAEWQAMFRRDPLGAERRLIPVRVEECERPGLLDATGCDLFGVEEQIAVRRLLRCAEGAVRGRLKPDLPPPFPTTSAVPAPVGFPGGT; encoded by the coding sequence ATGAAGATGTCCAAACAGGACGAGACGAGGTTTCGGGACGCGGCGATCGACGCGTTCCGTGGTGACGGGGACCTGGAGCTGATGCTCTCGGACATCGGCCTGCACCCGAGACACTGGCCGGCTCGCCGCGGCCTGTCGCCGGCGGAAGGGTGGAACCAGGCGCTGCACGTGCTGGCGGACAGTGACGTCGACGGCGGGCAACTGGCGCTGGTCCGGCGCGCCTACCAGGACCGGCCACGTAACCCGGTCTTCAGCTCTCTGATCACCCGGTACGACAGCCCGGATCCGGTGGACCCGGCGGACCCGGTGGGTTCGTCGGAACCGGCGGCCGCGGCCGGTGGCGTGAAGTGGGACTTCTTCATCTCCTACACCCAGAAGGACCGGTCCTGGGCCGAGTGGGCCGCCTGGACGCTGGAGAAGAACGGGTACCGGGTGCTGATCCAGGCATGGGACTTCGTCGCCGGGAGCAGCTGGACCAACAAGATGCAGGACGGGGTGGTGCACGCGACCCGGATGATCGCCGTGCTCTCGGCCGCCTACATCGAGTCCGCGTACGGGACCGCCGAATGGCAGGCCATGTTCCGCCGCGACCCGCTCGGTGCGGAACGCCGGCTGATCCCGGTCCGAGTCGAGGAATGCGAGCGGCCGGGACTGCTCGACGCCACCGGGTGCGATCTGTTCGGGGTCGAGGAGCAGATCGCCGTACGCCGCCTGCTGAGGTGTGCCGAAGGGGCGGTCCGCGGGCGGCTCAAGCCGGACCTCCCACCGCCGTTTCCCACGACGTCCGCGGTGCCCGCGCCGGTCGGGTTCCCGGGCGGGACCTAG
- a CDS encoding pectinesterase family protein — MVRTAAAAVLVTAGLLAVPEPAFAATSFTVATDGSGNYTTIQAAVAASSASGVITIKAGTYYGQVQIPASKSGITLQGATGTSGDVIITGNVPQSTGGVTGSATVYNLAPNSTIKGLTMQNTYGAGSQALALYAAGDRQVYRNVQMKGYQDTFLSWGGTGTSQIRQYVYKSYISGAVDFIYGNGAVVIDSTTIESLNIGSSSNNGYVTAAATDDSNPYGFLITRSVLKSAAAAQTVALGRCWHAGNAADAIGQVLVRDSTIGGHIRQAGAWQDMSGWSWRTCRFNEYNNTGAGATTGTSDRPQMSASTAANYTAQKYLAGSDGWNPVQ; from the coding sequence ATGGTGCGAACCGCTGCCGCCGCCGTGCTGGTCACGGCCGGACTGCTCGCCGTCCCCGAACCGGCGTTCGCCGCCACCTCGTTCACCGTGGCCACCGACGGGTCCGGGAACTACACCACCATCCAGGCCGCCGTCGCCGCGTCGTCGGCCAGCGGGGTGATCACCATCAAGGCCGGCACCTACTACGGGCAGGTGCAGATCCCGGCCAGCAAGTCCGGCATCACCCTGCAGGGCGCGACCGGCACCTCCGGCGACGTGATCATCACCGGGAACGTGCCGCAGTCGACCGGCGGGGTCACCGGCAGCGCCACCGTCTACAACCTGGCGCCGAACAGCACGATCAAAGGCTTGACCATGCAAAATACGTACGGCGCGGGCAGTCAGGCTCTTGCTCTCTACGCCGCCGGCGACCGGCAGGTCTACCGCAACGTCCAGATGAAGGGCTATCAGGACACCTTCCTGTCCTGGGGCGGCACCGGAACGTCGCAGATCCGGCAGTACGTCTACAAGTCCTATATCTCCGGCGCGGTCGACTTCATCTACGGCAACGGCGCGGTGGTCATCGACAGCACCACCATCGAATCGCTGAACATCGGCAGCAGCTCCAACAACGGCTACGTCACGGCGGCCGCCACCGACGACAGCAACCCCTACGGTTTCCTGATCACCCGTTCGGTGTTGAAGAGTGCGGCCGCCGCGCAGACCGTCGCCCTGGGCCGCTGCTGGCACGCCGGTAACGCCGCCGACGCCATCGGCCAGGTCCTGGTCCGTGACTCGACGATCGGCGGGCACATCCGGCAGGCCGGCGCCTGGCAGGACATGAGCGGCTGGTCGTGGCGTACCTGCCGGTTCAACGAGTACAACAACACCGGGGCCGGCGCGACCACCGGCACCTCGGACCGCCCGCAGATGAGCGCGTCGACGGCCGCGAACTACACCGCTCAGAAGTACCTGGCCGGCTCGGACGGATGGAATCCGGTGCAGTGA
- a CDS encoding GNAT family N-acetyltransferase, with amino-acid sequence MGEISVRFLEGESDTGILRRLYDTVFTPSFVAAEREPFERLTRVLSAGELRGAVAVTPDGEPVGALFLEWFSDIRAALLCYFAVRPDLRDQGIGRRLVAEAAPHWRTGLRPHVVFAEAGDPLVHGGDDDQTGDGDARLRMYAGFGARRLPIRYLMPELSPGTGRASDLLLLVVESDTEVSPAPDRIRGGVVEGFLVRYFARQEGHVAPGDDSRLAQLLAECRETEFLPLLPLASR; translated from the coding sequence GTGGGAGAGATCTCGGTTCGGTTCCTTGAGGGAGAGTCGGACACCGGCATCCTGCGCAGGCTGTACGACACGGTGTTCACGCCGAGTTTCGTGGCCGCCGAGCGGGAGCCCTTCGAGCGGCTGACACGGGTGCTGTCCGCCGGTGAGCTGCGCGGCGCGGTGGCGGTGACGCCGGACGGCGAGCCGGTGGGCGCGCTGTTCCTGGAGTGGTTCTCCGACATCCGGGCCGCCCTGCTCTGCTACTTCGCCGTCCGGCCCGATCTTCGCGACCAGGGCATCGGCCGCCGTCTCGTCGCCGAGGCTGCGCCGCACTGGCGGACCGGACTCCGGCCACACGTCGTGTTCGCCGAGGCTGGCGACCCGCTCGTGCACGGCGGTGACGACGATCAGACCGGTGACGGCGACGCGCGGTTGCGGATGTACGCCGGGTTCGGCGCCCGCCGCCTGCCGATCCGCTACCTGATGCCCGAGCTGTCACCGGGCACCGGTCGCGCCTCCGACCTGCTGCTCCTGGTCGTCGAGTCGGACACCGAGGTGAGCCCGGCACCGGACCGGATCCGCGGCGGAGTCGTCGAGGGCTTCCTGGTGCGCTACTTCGCCCGGCAGGAGGGCCACGTCGCCCCCGGTGACGACAGCCGGCTCGCACAGCTCCTCGCGGAGTGCCGGGAAACCGAGTTCCTGCCGTTGCTGCCACTCGCCAGCCGATGA
- a CDS encoding WD40 repeat domain-containing protein: MSEPVEELRRWAMAHAGSVRNRRVPPPAGAVSAGPKTPIRLDVSERATRIRVAEPGVYAAAAVAWATTDTGQPLLATASNDGTARIWNPHTGHTITTLTGHTNTVRSVAWATTNTGQLLLATGSSDRTARIWNPHTGDTITTLTGHTGLVWSVAWATTDTGQLLLATASSDNTARIWNPHTGHTITTLTGHTDTVLSVAWATTDTGQLLLATASWDGTVRIWNPHTGHTITTLTEHTDTVLSVAWATTNTGQPLLATASNDGTARIWNPHTGHTITTLTGHTNTVQSVAWATTNTGQLLLATASWDGTVRIWDHGTGESLAVVERPQQASLRDINGLAWHVPSVRELVASSSGDGRLVETLLLATAGDDGGVWIHEISHTLPAPPAGAVAAASLDPPAGALAAIAPGTIHVPEADPVELAGHTGLVWSLAWATTNTGQPLLATASSDNTARIWNPYTGDTITTLTGHTDTVRSVAWGTTDTGQLLLATASGDNTARIWNPHTGDTITTLTGHTGLVQSVAWATTDTGQPLIATTSHDNTTRIWNPHTGHTITTLTEHTNTVWSVAWATTDTGQLLIATASTDGTTRIWNPHTGHTITTLTEHTGAVLSVAWATTDTGQLLIATTSNDNTARIWNPHTGHTITTLTGHTDTVWSVAWSTTGGRLLLATASEDGSARVWDPYTGTTLADMVHPSPVNAVAWRTTPTGALTLTTGCDDSKIREFVVVPASVHIASRPVPRTPAGKPPKSVPGLLALGRRGLWPPLGLVEDLVELTGADRNGELNDPELDWLTRHPLVLAMRELGWPAASRVAMAALLTADHKHNPGYAAPVAADPVALTNALSGALAARHATPPPPAMPAAAVHAAADAVPPAAVDLLAILGPEVSAEDPSLVLRLAGSMARLPALDSRIRGLLCVSAADGSVTETASTVPVDARVERLGDPLLARHGDPHRMVATHLALPERPRAVLAAGGNLLYRRRSAEPHRRPTDRVLVLDTSPPTYGPVESVLRLVAHLVTTALWRAGAATTLLTAERPDSLIPLTRPRDLLHLWTGRTLVRPDLAALAGTAGGHGQPVIVLTHYETARWAGLIRDTDHRVVLLTSHTPTTAEPRPTAANHHHLAATATAEQIDATVRALLGDPA, translated from the coding sequence ATGAGCGAACCGGTTGAGGAACTGCGGCGGTGGGCGATGGCCCATGCCGGGTCGGTCCGGAACCGGCGGGTGCCGCCCCCTGCCGGGGCGGTCTCGGCCGGCCCGAAGACACCGATCCGGCTCGACGTCAGTGAACGGGCGACGCGGATCCGGGTGGCGGAACCGGGAGTATATGCGGCAGCGGCCGTCGCTTGGGCCACCACCGACACCGGACAACCCCTCCTCGCCACCGCCAGCAACGACGGCACCGCACGCATCTGGAACCCCCACACCGGCCACACCATCACCACACTCACCGGACACACCAACACCGTGCGGTCCGTCGCCTGGGCCACCACCAACACCGGACAACTCCTCCTCGCCACCGGCAGTAGTGACCGCACAGCACGGATCTGGAACCCCCACACCGGCGACACCATCACCACACTCACCGGACACACCGGCCTCGTCTGGTCCGTCGCCTGGGCCACCACCGACACCGGACAACTCCTCCTCGCCACCGCCAGCAGCGACAACACCGCACGCATCTGGAACCCCCACACCGGCCACACCATCACCACACTCACCGGACACACCGACACCGTGCTGTCCGTCGCCTGGGCCACCACCGACACCGGACAACTCCTCCTCGCCACCGCCAGCTGGGACGGGACTGTCCGCATCTGGAACCCCCACACCGGCCACACCATCACCACACTCACTGAACACACCGACACCGTGCTGTCCGTCGCCTGGGCCACCACCAACACCGGACAACCCCTCCTCGCCACCGCCAGCAACGACGGCACCGCACGCATCTGGAACCCCCACACCGGCCACACCATCACCACACTCACCGGACACACCAACACCGTGCAGTCCGTCGCCTGGGCCACCACCAACACCGGACAACTCCTCCTCGCCACCGCCAGCTGGGACGGGACTGTCCGCATCTGGGATCACGGGACGGGCGAATCGCTGGCGGTCGTCGAACGACCCCAACAGGCTTCCCTGAGGGACATCAACGGCTTGGCCTGGCATGTGCCGAGTGTGCGCGAACTCGTAGCCAGCTCGTCCGGCGACGGTCGACTCGTCGAGACGTTGCTCCTGGCTACAGCCGGGGACGACGGGGGGGTCTGGATCCACGAGATCTCCCACACGCTGCCGGCTCCTCCCGCTGGAGCCGTGGCAGCCGCTTCCCTGGACCCACCTGCGGGTGCCCTCGCTGCCATCGCCCCGGGCACGATCCACGTCCCCGAAGCAGATCCCGTCGAGCTGGCAGGACACACCGGGCTCGTCTGGTCCTTAGCGTGGGCCACCACCAACACCGGACAACCCCTCCTCGCCACCGCCAGCAGCGACAACACCGCACGCATCTGGAACCCCTACACCGGCGACACCATCACCACACTCACCGGACACACCGACACCGTGCGGTCCGTCGCCTGGGGCACCACCGACACCGGACAACTCCTCCTCGCCACCGCCAGTGGTGACAACACCGCACGCATCTGGAACCCACACACCGGCGACACCATCACCACACTCACCGGACACACCGGCCTCGTGCAGTCCGTCGCCTGGGCAACCACCGACACCGGACAACCCCTCATCGCCACCACCAGCCACGACAACACCACACGCATCTGGAACCCACACACCGGCCACACCATCACCACACTCACCGAACACACCAACACCGTCTGGTCCGTCGCCTGGGCCACCACCGACACCGGACAACTCCTCATCGCCACCGCAAGCACCGACGGCACCACACGCATCTGGAACCCACACACCGGCCACACCATCACCACACTCACCGAACACACCGGCGCGGTGCTGTCCGTTGCCTGGGCCACCACCGACACCGGACAACTCCTCATCGCCACCACAAGCAACGACAACACAGCACGCATCTGGAACCCACACACCGGCCACACCATCACCACACTCACCGGACACACCGACACCGTCTGGTCCGTCGCCTGGTCCACCACCGGCGGGCGCCTCCTCCTGGCCACCGCGAGCGAGGACGGCAGCGCCCGGGTCTGGGACCCCTACACCGGCACCACCCTCGCCGACATGGTTCACCCCTCACCTGTCAACGCGGTGGCGTGGCGGACCACCCCGACCGGCGCGCTGACCCTGACTACCGGCTGTGATGACTCCAAGATCCGTGAGTTCGTCGTGGTCCCGGCGTCCGTCCACATCGCCTCTCGACCCGTACCGCGTACCCCGGCGGGAAAGCCGCCCAAGTCGGTTCCGGGGCTGCTCGCCCTGGGCCGCCGAGGCCTGTGGCCGCCGTTGGGGCTGGTCGAGGATCTGGTTGAGCTCACCGGAGCCGACCGGAACGGCGAGCTCAACGATCCGGAACTGGACTGGCTGACCCGGCACCCATTAGTGCTGGCGATGCGGGAACTGGGCTGGCCGGCCGCTTCCCGGGTGGCGATGGCCGCACTGCTGACGGCCGACCACAAGCACAATCCGGGATACGCCGCGCCCGTCGCAGCGGATCCGGTGGCGCTCACGAACGCCCTGTCCGGCGCTCTCGCGGCTCGGCACGCCACACCGCCGCCACCGGCGATGCCGGCCGCCGCCGTGCACGCCGCGGCGGATGCCGTCCCACCGGCCGCCGTCGACCTGCTGGCGATTCTGGGCCCGGAGGTGTCCGCGGAGGATCCGAGCCTGGTGTTACGCCTGGCCGGTTCGATGGCCCGGCTCCCGGCCCTCGACTCGCGGATCCGCGGCCTGCTGTGTGTCAGCGCCGCGGACGGTTCGGTGACCGAGACCGCGTCCACCGTGCCGGTCGACGCGCGGGTGGAACGGCTCGGGGATCCGCTGCTGGCCCGGCACGGCGACCCGCATCGGATGGTCGCCACCCACCTGGCGCTTCCGGAGCGGCCGCGCGCGGTCCTGGCGGCGGGCGGGAACCTGCTGTATCGGCGCAGGTCCGCCGAGCCGCACCGGCGCCCCACCGACCGGGTGCTGGTCCTCGACACGTCGCCGCCGACCTACGGTCCGGTCGAGTCGGTGCTGCGCCTGGTCGCGCACCTGGTCACGACGGCACTCTGGCGGGCGGGCGCCGCCACGACCCTGCTGACGGCGGAACGTCCCGACAGTCTGATCCCGCTGACCCGTCCCCGGGATCTGCTGCATCTGTGGACCGGCCGCACCCTGGTCCGGCCGGACCTGGCCGCGCTCGCCGGGACGGCCGGCGGACATGGCCAACCGGTCATCGTGCTGACCCACTACGAGACGGCCCGGTGGGCGGGCCTGATCCGCGACACGGACCACCGTGTCGTTCTGCTGACCAGCCACACACCGACGACGGCCGAACCGCGCCCCACCGCCGCCAATCACCACCACCTCGCCGCCACGGCCACCGCCGAGCAGATCGACGCGACGGTCCGCGCGCTTCTCGGAGACCCGGCCTGA
- a CDS encoding LLM class flavin-dependent oxidoreductase — protein MRGPLSVPRPPQGYPVIIQAGASESGRSFAGRWADVVFCSHASLESAVAFYTDVKARAAAHGRDPDQLKILPAATPVIGRDTADALAKHEAFADLVSVEAGLSRLAYHVNVDLTQYDLDGPLPPLEEVGVEGHYREVVEYAEKHDLTVGQIGRWYGARTEGSMVGSASGIADTIEHWVDAGAADGFVIQATHVPGSFDEFVAAVVPELQRRGRFRTDYEGTTLRDNLGLKRPGRGERKARRA, from the coding sequence GTGCGGGGACCGCTCAGTGTGCCCCGGCCGCCGCAGGGCTATCCGGTGATCATCCAGGCCGGGGCCAGCGAGTCCGGCCGGAGTTTCGCCGGCCGCTGGGCCGACGTCGTCTTCTGCAGTCACGCGTCCCTCGAATCGGCGGTCGCGTTCTACACCGACGTGAAGGCCCGCGCCGCCGCCCACGGCCGCGACCCGGACCAGCTGAAGATCCTGCCGGCCGCGACCCCGGTGATCGGCCGGGACACCGCCGACGCGCTCGCCAAGCACGAGGCGTTCGCCGATCTGGTGTCGGTGGAGGCGGGACTGTCACGTCTTGCGTACCACGTCAATGTTGATCTGACTCAATACGACCTGGACGGGCCGTTGCCCCCGCTGGAGGAGGTCGGCGTCGAGGGCCATTATCGGGAGGTGGTCGAATACGCCGAGAAACATGACCTGACGGTCGGGCAGATCGGCCGGTGGTACGGCGCCCGCACCGAAGGCAGCATGGTCGGCTCGGCGAGCGGCATCGCCGACACCATCGAGCACTGGGTCGACGCCGGAGCCGCCGACGGTTTCGTCATCCAGGCCACCCACGTGCCCGGCTCGTTCGACGAGTTCGTCGCCGCAGTGGTGCCCGAACTGCAGCGGCGCGGCCGGTTCCGCACCGACTACGAGGGCACGACACTGCGCGACAACCTCGGACTGAAACGTCCCGGACGCGGCGAGCGGAAGGCCCGGCGCGCATGA
- a CDS encoding SGNH/GDSL hydrolase family protein, translating into MSKATVLASLVSTSVLSLGLAGPAQAVSAVDYAALGDSYSSGVGASGQSGSCLRSTNAYGPLWAAQNSPASFQFLACSGATTDDVRNTQIPALNSGADLISITIGGNDAGFASTLITCWTTTDANCAAKVNTGKAYVANTLPGRLDATYAAIKAKAPGARVVVLSYPLIYASPATGCALSTAKQVAINDGARVLDEKIKERAQAAGFVYSEVRDDFSGHEICSPDPYLNGVTLIPAQNSYHPNNKGYANGYLPAFRGSAG; encoded by the coding sequence GTGAGCAAGGCAACCGTCCTCGCCAGTCTCGTCAGCACGTCCGTTCTCTCTCTTGGGCTCGCCGGTCCGGCCCAAGCCGTCAGCGCCGTCGACTACGCCGCACTCGGTGACTCCTACTCGTCCGGTGTCGGTGCCAGCGGGCAGTCCGGTTCCTGCCTGCGCAGCACCAACGCCTACGGGCCGCTGTGGGCCGCGCAGAACAGTCCGGCGTCCTTCCAGTTCCTGGCATGCAGCGGCGCCACCACCGACGACGTCCGCAACACGCAGATCCCGGCGCTGAACAGTGGTGCCGATCTGATCAGCATCACCATCGGCGGCAACGACGCCGGGTTCGCGTCCACCCTGATCACCTGCTGGACCACCACCGACGCGAACTGCGCCGCCAAGGTCAACACGGGGAAGGCATACGTGGCGAACACGCTGCCGGGGAGACTAGACGCCACCTATGCCGCGATCAAGGCGAAGGCGCCGGGGGCACGGGTCGTGGTGCTGTCGTACCCGCTGATCTACGCCTCTCCGGCGACCGGGTGTGCGCTGAGCACGGCCAAGCAGGTCGCGATCAACGATGGGGCGCGGGTGCTGGACGAGAAGATCAAGGAGCGGGCGCAGGCGGCCGGGTTCGTCTACTCCGAGGTGCGGGACGACTTCTCGGGGCACGAGATCTGCTCGCCGGATCCCTACCTCAACGGGGTGACCCTGATTCCGGCGCAGAACTCCTACCACCCGAACAACAAGGGTTACGCCAACGGCTATCTCCCGGCGTTCCGCGGCTCGGCGGGATAG
- a CDS encoding hydroxyethylthiazole kinase, translated as MDHQFPARASAVWISTAALMSSDEESIRTVARTAHEAGTPWVLDPVAVGAGASGYDDFVRSLLEFRPAAIRGNASELIALAGGEATGTGVETTVDSSEAVAGFAARIGTVVAVSGPVDYISDGQRTVEVPGGDVRLTQVTGAGCALGSLTAAVIFAASTSGCGDRSVCPGRRRAIR; from the coding sequence CTGGATCACCAGTTCCCGGCCCGGGCCAGCGCGGTGTGGATCAGCACGGCCGCGCTGATGAGCAGTGACGAGGAGTCGATCCGCACCGTCGCCCGGACCGCGCACGAGGCCGGCACGCCCTGGGTACTCGACCCGGTCGCGGTCGGCGCCGGAGCTTCCGGTTATGACGACTTCGTGCGCTCACTGCTGGAGTTCCGGCCGGCCGCGATCCGGGGCAACGCCAGTGAGCTGATCGCCCTGGCCGGTGGCGAGGCGACCGGCACGGGCGTGGAGACCACCGTCGACTCGTCCGAGGCGGTCGCCGGGTTCGCCGCCCGGATCGGCACGGTCGTCGCGGTCAGCGGGCCGGTCGACTACATCTCGGACGGGCAGCGGACCGTCGAGGTGCCGGGTGGGGACGTGCGGCTGACGCAGGTCACCGGTGCCGGTTGCGCCCTCGGTTCGCTCACCGCCGCCGTGATCTTCGCGGCGAGCACTTCCGGGTGCGGGGACCGCTCAGTGTGCCCCGGCCGCCGCAGGGCTATCCGGTGA